Part of the Acidobacteriota bacterium genome is shown below.
CCAGAAGACCTACGCCATCCAGGCCGGCCGGGAGATCCGCATCATCGTCGACAGCGAGCGCCTCGGTGACGAAGAGGCGCTGTGGCTGTCCAAGGACATCGCCAAGAAGATCGAGGGAGAGCTCACCTATCCCGGTCAAATCAAGGTGACGGTGATCCGTGAGACCCGCGCCGTGGAGTACGCTCGCTAGTCATGATCAAGCTACTTTTCGTCGGCGACGTCATCGGCAAGCCCGGCCGCCGGGCTCTGCAGCGCATGCTCCCCGGGCTGGTGGACCAGCACGGCATCGACTACACCGTGGTCAATATCGAGAATTCCGCCGGCGGTTTCGGAATCACGCCGTCGGTGCTGGCGGAGCTCTCCGAGCTGCCCATCGACTGCTTCTCTTCGGGCAATCACATCTGGGACAAGCGGGACGGGCTGCCGCTGCTGGACGAGGTGCCCAATCTTCTGCGGCCGGCTAACTACCCGGAGGGCAATCCGGGGCACGGCGTCCACGTCGGGGAGACCGCTGCGGGTATCCCGGTGGCGACCCTCAATCTCGAGGGCCGGGTGTTCATGAGCGACCTGGACTCCCCCTTCACCATCGCCGACCGGTTGCTCGCGGAGCTGCCCTCGGAGGTCAAGGTGGTGCTGGTGGATTTCCACGCCGAGGCCACCAGCGAGAAGCAGGCCATGGGCTTCTATCTCGATGGCCGGGTGAGCGCGGTGCTAGGCACCCACACTCACGTGCCGACGGCGGATGAACGCATTCTGGCCGGCGGTACCGCCCTGATCACCGATGTCGGCATGACCGGCCCCTACGATGGCATCATCGGCTTTTCGGCGCAGAAGTCGCTGCAGCGATTTTTGCTCCAGACCGGCAGCCGGCTGGAAGTGGCCAAGGGGGATGTGCGGCTGGCGGCGGCGGTGCTGGACATCGACGAAGACACCGGTCAAGCTCAGTCGGTGCGGCGCCTGCTGGTGCCGGATCACGGGCCCTGAGCCTGTACCCAGCGTGGAAAGGAGAAGCCATGGCCGTTGATGCGGAATTGTTGGAAATCCTGCGCTGCCCCAAGAGCCGGGGTGAGCTGGAGCTGGTGGAGCTGCCGGTGGAGGTGCGCCGAACCCTGGCGGAGAAATACCGCGAGCATTTCCGGGACGAGGAACCGGTGGTGGAGCAGGGTTTGTTGAGCCGTGATTCGTCTCTGGTCTATCCCATCGTCTCCGACATCCCGGTGATGCTCATCGACGAGGCGCTCCCCGCCACGGTTCTCGGGGATGCCGGCGAAGAGTCCGCGACCTCTTGACCGAAGCCCACGGCTCGCCGTCCCCGTCCCCGTCGCTTGGTCAGCGCCGGCGCCT
Proteins encoded:
- a CDS encoding TIGR00282 family metallophosphoesterase → MIKLLFVGDVIGKPGRRALQRMLPGLVDQHGIDYTVVNIENSAGGFGITPSVLAELSELPIDCFSSGNHIWDKRDGLPLLDEVPNLLRPANYPEGNPGHGVHVGETAAGIPVATLNLEGRVFMSDLDSPFTIADRLLAELPSEVKVVLVDFHAEATSEKQAMGFYLDGRVSAVLGTHTHVPTADERILAGGTALITDVGMTGPYDGIIGFSAQKSLQRFLLQTGSRLEVAKGDVRLAAAVLDIDEDTGQAQSVRRLLVPDHGP
- a CDS encoding Trm112 family protein, whose amino-acid sequence is MAVDAELLEILRCPKSRGELELVELPVEVRRTLAEKYREHFRDEEPVVEQGLLSRDSSLVYPIVSDIPVMLIDEALPATVLGDAGEESATS